In Nocardia sputorum, a single genomic region encodes these proteins:
- a CDS encoding inositol monophosphatase family protein: protein MKGVPETSSPVSDYTPDSFVSIVARGDEAELRRVAVDIAETAAAHVRSRRPEVFGPAGAHVEGAVQSKSHETDPVTIVDTETEELIRKLLAEQRPGDPILGEEGGGSIDDASADTVHWVVDPIDGTVNFLYGIPGYAVSVAALRGGRPVAGAVVDVARAATYSAGLGLGALRVDAEGAVEHLRCTPVESLAMSLVATGFAYGRHRRSRQAELVAQVLPHVRDIRRFGAAALDLCHVAAGRVDAYYEHGLNAWDWGAGALIAAEAGARLTLPPATAPGAAGDLVVAAAPGIAGELGELLARVGATEPIPDR from the coding sequence ATGAAGGGCGTGCCGGAAACCTCATCGCCAGTGTCCGACTACACCCCCGACTCCTTCGTCTCGATCGTCGCGCGCGGCGACGAGGCCGAGTTGCGCCGTGTCGCGGTCGACATCGCCGAGACAGCCGCCGCCCATGTCCGCTCCCGCCGCCCCGAGGTGTTCGGGCCCGCGGGCGCGCACGTCGAAGGCGCGGTGCAGTCCAAGAGCCACGAGACCGACCCGGTGACCATCGTGGACACCGAGACCGAAGAGCTGATCCGCAAGCTGCTCGCCGAACAGCGCCCCGGCGATCCGATCCTCGGCGAGGAGGGCGGCGGCAGCATCGATGACGCGAGCGCGGACACCGTCCACTGGGTGGTGGATCCGATCGACGGCACCGTCAACTTCCTCTACGGCATTCCCGGCTATGCCGTGTCGGTCGCCGCGCTGCGGGGCGGGCGGCCGGTCGCGGGCGCCGTGGTGGATGTCGCGCGGGCGGCGACCTACAGCGCCGGGCTCGGGCTGGGCGCGCTGCGCGTCGACGCCGAAGGCGCGGTGGAGCACCTGCGCTGCACGCCGGTCGAGTCGCTCGCGATGTCGTTGGTGGCCACCGGGTTCGCCTATGGCAGGCATCGCCGGAGCAGGCAGGCGGAACTGGTCGCGCAGGTGCTGCCGCACGTGCGCGACATCCGCCGTTTCGGTGCGGCGGCGCTGGATCTGTGCCATGTCGCGGCGGGCCGGGTGGACGCCTACTACGAGCACGGATTGAACGCCTGGGACTGGGGCGCGGGCGCGCTGATCGCCGCGGAGGCGGGCGCGCGGCTGACGCTTCCGCCCGCGACGGCGCCGGGCGCCGCCGGCGACCTGGTGGTCGCCGCCGCGCCCGGCATCGCCGGCGAACTGGGCGAGTTGCTGGCCCGGGTCGGGGCTACCGAGCCGATTCCGGACCGCTGA
- the cei gene encoding envelope integrity protein Cei, translated as MVSLITEGSATDSQGRPFVRRRPQPWLIMLGVLALICGIVWVKALTTHDTDHTAMACNSPSPASDPGAPQATPLGQRVGASRLQDVEPAALAASKVRVLNANNQRGQAAHVAAQLGDLGFASAPGTQYGNDSVYVNGDLECTGQIRFGVNGRPAAASVQLVAPCAELIEDQRGDDTVDLVLGSLFRDIRPSNDAEEVLRSLKNPAPGNSTSIDIKLLDAARQAHC; from the coding sequence GTGGTTTCACTGATCACCGAAGGCAGCGCGACGGATTCGCAAGGTCGTCCGTTCGTGCGCCGCCGCCCCCAGCCCTGGCTCATCATGCTCGGCGTTCTCGCTTTGATCTGCGGGATCGTCTGGGTGAAAGCCCTCACGACGCACGACACCGACCACACCGCGATGGCGTGCAACTCACCGAGCCCGGCCTCGGATCCCGGTGCGCCGCAAGCGACTCCGCTCGGCCAGCGGGTCGGCGCGAGCCGGCTGCAGGACGTGGAACCCGCCGCGCTGGCGGCGAGCAAGGTGCGCGTGCTGAACGCGAACAATCAGCGCGGCCAAGCCGCGCACGTTGCCGCCCAGCTAGGCGACCTCGGCTTCGCGAGCGCACCCGGAACGCAATACGGCAACGATTCGGTATACGTCAACGGCGACCTCGAATGCACCGGACAGATCCGCTTCGGCGTCAACGGCCGCCCGGCCGCCGCCTCCGTGCAGCTGGTCGCGCCGTGCGCCGAGCTGATCGAGGATCAGCGCGGCGACGACACCGTCGATCTGGTGCTCGGCTCGCTGTTCCGCGACATCCGGCCCAGCAACGACGCCGAGGAGGTGCTGCGTTCGCTGAAGAACCCGGCGCCTGGCAACTCGACCTCCATCGATATCAAGCTGCTCGACGCCGCGCGGCAGGCCCACTGCTGA
- a CDS encoding DUF4193 domain-containing protein: protein MATDYDAPRRTESDDVSEDSLEELKARRNEAQSAVVDIDESDTAESFELPGADLSEEVLTVRVIPKQADEFTCSSCFLVHHRSRLASDKGGQMICMDCAA from the coding sequence ATGGCAACCGACTATGACGCACCGAGGCGCACCGAATCCGACGATGTGTCGGAGGACTCGCTGGAGGAGCTGAAGGCTCGTCGTAACGAGGCACAGTCCGCCGTCGTGGATATCGACGAATCCGATACCGCGGAGTCGTTCGAGCTTCCCGGCGCCGACCTGTCCGAGGAAGTGCTGACGGTTCGGGTGATCCCGAAGCAGGCCGACGAGTTCACCTGTTCCAGCTGTTTCCTGGTCCATCACCGGAGCAGGCTGGCCAGTGACAAGGGTGGCCAGATGATCTGCATGGACTGCGCCGCCTGA
- a CDS encoding DUF3093 domain-containing protein: MTTDEKKQRAHHYRERLWVPLWWWPVAFAITGLLAAEIHMGAPGLRAWLPYVVLFPVPVWVLLWLSRHRVEVAPDANGTPELRADRAHLPVNFVARAAAVAPTAKSAALGRQLDPAAYVQHRPWVGPMVLLVLDDPDDPTPYWLVSTRRPERVLAALGLPSAG; this comes from the coding sequence ATGACGACGGACGAGAAAAAGCAGCGCGCGCACCACTACCGGGAGCGCCTGTGGGTGCCGCTGTGGTGGTGGCCGGTGGCCTTCGCCATCACCGGATTGCTCGCGGCGGAGATCCACATGGGCGCACCGGGCCTGCGGGCGTGGCTGCCGTATGTCGTGTTGTTCCCGGTGCCGGTCTGGGTGCTGCTGTGGCTGAGCCGGCACCGCGTCGAAGTCGCGCCGGACGCGAACGGCACACCGGAGTTACGCGCCGATCGCGCACATCTACCGGTGAATTTCGTTGCCCGCGCGGCGGCCGTCGCCCCCACCGCGAAAAGCGCGGCGCTGGGTCGCCAGCTCGACCCCGCCGCCTATGTCCAGCATCGACCCTGGGTCGGGCCGATGGTCTTGCTCGTGCTCGACGACCCGGACGATCCGACGCCGTACTGGCTGGTCAGTACGCGGCGGCCCGAACGGGTCCTCGCCGCGCTCGGTCTGCCGAGCGCGGGCTGA
- the dut gene encoding dUTP diphosphatase — translation MSALSPIPLLRLDPGIPVPTRAHAGDAGVDLCTTQDVILEPGERVLVGTGVAVALPVGTVGLIHPRSGLAAKTGLSVVNTPGTVDAGYRGEIKVCLINHDPRTPIELRRGDRIAQLLVQRVELVDFLEVESLDETTRGVGGYGSSGGHASLTAQTNGVGRAAGEEA, via the coding sequence GTGAGCGCACTTTCACCCATACCCTTGCTGCGGCTGGACCCCGGCATACCCGTGCCCACGCGCGCCCATGCGGGCGACGCGGGCGTGGATCTGTGCACCACGCAAGACGTCATCCTGGAGCCGGGAGAGCGGGTGCTCGTCGGCACCGGTGTCGCGGTCGCGCTACCGGTCGGCACGGTCGGCCTGATCCATCCGCGCTCGGGTCTGGCGGCCAAGACCGGGCTGTCGGTGGTGAACACCCCCGGCACGGTGGACGCGGGGTATCGGGGCGAGATCAAGGTGTGCCTGATCAACCACGACCCGCGCACGCCGATCGAGTTGCGACGCGGCGACCGGATCGCGCAACTGCTGGTGCAGCGAGTGGAGCTGGTGGATTTCCTGGAGGTCGAATCGCTCGACGAGACGACCCGGGGGGTGGGCGGCTACGGCTCCAGCGGCGGTCACGCGAGCCTGACCGCGCAGACGAACGGGGTGGGCCGGGCGGCCGGCGAGGAGGCATGA
- a CDS encoding DUF3710 domain-containing protein, whose translation MFGKRKKSSRAEDDRYDEAEDYGDYEPAYEDEYDDDFYDDAPTDERSYEGVDLNVDRPHGRPGPYDYDEVAELLDAVSEQRLDLGSVLVPVPPGGQLQVEMTPEGQPQAVHLATEHGRITVAAYAAPKTSGQWRLVAADLADSLRKDGARVSVENGPWGRELLALTEGADLRFIGVDGYRWMVRLVAAGPSGAANDGTPLVKAARAVLSETVVRRGEDPLPVREPLPVVLPQQLAEQLAAAHQQQVEAQQQAMAAQVAAQTGAQPVVPRMPQGPRRGADGSAMQQLGLN comes from the coding sequence ATGTTCGGAAAGCGAAAGAAGTCGAGCCGGGCCGAGGACGACCGGTACGACGAGGCGGAGGACTACGGCGACTACGAGCCCGCCTACGAGGACGAGTACGACGACGACTTCTACGATGACGCTCCCACCGACGAGCGCTCGTACGAGGGCGTGGATCTGAACGTCGACCGTCCGCACGGCCGGCCCGGCCCGTACGACTACGACGAGGTCGCAGAACTGCTCGACGCGGTGTCCGAGCAGCGGCTGGACCTGGGGTCGGTGCTGGTGCCGGTACCGCCGGGCGGCCAGCTGCAAGTCGAGATGACGCCGGAGGGCCAGCCGCAAGCGGTGCACCTGGCGACGGAACACGGCCGGATCACCGTCGCGGCTTATGCCGCGCCCAAGACCTCGGGTCAATGGCGGCTGGTCGCGGCGGATCTGGCCGACTCGCTGCGCAAGGACGGCGCCAGGGTGTCGGTGGAGAACGGACCGTGGGGCCGGGAGTTGCTGGCCCTGACCGAGGGTGCTGACCTGCGTTTCATCGGCGTGGACGGTTATCGCTGGATGGTGCGGCTGGTGGCGGCGGGTCCGTCGGGCGCGGCGAACGACGGCACCCCGCTGGTCAAGGCGGCGCGGGCGGTCCTGAGCGAGACGGTCGTGCGGCGTGGCGAGGACCCGCTGCCGGTGCGCGAGCCGCTGCCGGTGGTGCTGCCGCAGCAATTGGCCGAGCAGCTGGCCGCGGCCCATCAGCAGCAGGTCGAAGCCCAGCAGCAGGCGATGGCCGCGCAGGTGGCGGCGCAGACCGGCGCGCAGCCGGTGGTGCCGCGGATGCCGCAGGGTCCGCGCCGCGGCGCGGACGGATCGGCCATGCAGCAGCTCGGCCTGAACTGA
- a CDS encoding alpha/beta fold hydrolase, with protein sequence MFDSPHPARVVALPGTGSDADFARRAFGPASAARGLDFVAVEPDPRQVVASCLAALEAAADAAPVLVAGISLGAAIALEWAAEHPDRVVGVVAALPAWTGSDTAACPAALSAAATAAQLRADGLAAVIERMRASSPRWLADALTQSWRAQWPDLPRALEEAADYKWPAAELLATFEPPLAVIAAVDDPVHPPAVAEEWAALAPRSRLHRITLDELGADPAVLGHTGLGAFG encoded by the coding sequence ATGTTCGACTCCCCACACCCCGCCCGCGTCGTGGCGCTGCCCGGCACCGGGTCCGACGCCGACTTCGCGCGGCGCGCCTTCGGGCCCGCCAGCGCCGCACGCGGCTTGGATTTCGTCGCGGTGGAACCGGACCCGCGCCAGGTGGTGGCGAGTTGCCTGGCCGCGTTGGAGGCGGCGGCGGACGCGGCCCCGGTCCTGGTGGCCGGTATCTCGCTCGGCGCGGCGATCGCCCTGGAGTGGGCAGCCGAGCACCCGGATCGTGTCGTCGGAGTGGTGGCGGCGCTGCCCGCCTGGACCGGATCCGACACCGCCGCCTGCCCCGCCGCGCTGAGCGCGGCGGCCACCGCGGCCCAGCTGCGCGCCGACGGCCTGGCCGCGGTGATCGAGCGGATGCGGGCGAGCAGCCCCCGGTGGCTGGCGGACGCGCTGACCCAGTCGTGGCGGGCACAGTGGCCGGACCTTCCGCGGGCACTGGAGGAGGCCGCCGACTACAAGTGGCCCGCCGCCGAGCTGCTGGCCACCTTCGAGCCGCCGCTTGCGGTGATCGCCGCGGTCGACGACCCGGTGCATCCGCCCGCGGTGGCCGAGGAGTGGGCGGCGCTGGCCCCGCGCTCGCGGCTGCATCGGATCACCCTGGACGAACTCGGCGCCGATCCCGCGGTCCTCGGACACACGGGGCTCGGCGCCTTCGGGTGA
- a CDS encoding OB-fold nucleic acid binding domain-containing protein, which yields MSSAASGYFRRLGRRLTQDLDQLDAEELAETSEASGASRASECRRGDEATMLGRLRSVEACPKSAGASVQAEFFDGTDAITLVWIGRRRIPGIEPGRRILVRGRVGDRDGRKVIFNPYYELRGNS from the coding sequence ATGTCATCCGCAGCCTCAGGGTATTTTCGACGTCTGGGCCGCAGGCTGACCCAGGACCTCGATCAGCTGGATGCCGAAGAGCTGGCCGAGACCTCCGAGGCCTCGGGCGCGTCGCGCGCGTCGGAGTGTCGGCGCGGTGACGAGGCCACCATGCTCGGTAGGCTCCGCAGTGTCGAAGCATGTCCGAAGTCCGCGGGCGCCAGCGTCCAGGCCGAGTTCTTCGACGGCACCGACGCCATCACACTGGTCTGGATCGGGCGCAGGCGCATTCCCGGCATCGAGCCGGGGCGGCGCATTCTCGTCCGTGGCCGGGTCGGCGACCGTGACGGACGCAAAGTGATCTTCAACCCCTACTACGAATTGCGCGGGAACAGCTGA
- a CDS encoding DUF3159 domain-containing protein has translation MPWSDDNAGSDDRTGLDVPDRDEERAEQTLLEQLGGFSGLIYSTLPVVVFVPVNSFAGLAAAIWSALGVAAAILLWRLVRRDPVQPAISGFFGVGICAFIAYRMGEAKGFFLFGIYTSLVYAGVFLASILVRRPLVGVIWGVLNGHGSDWRSDPRSVRLYDLATATWILVFGARYLVQSQLYDTDRTGWLAFARIAMGWPLTAVALGVTIWAVRRAGHLPAKSVAAAGPV, from the coding sequence ATGCCTTGGAGCGACGACAACGCAGGATCGGACGACCGCACCGGGCTCGACGTGCCCGACCGTGACGAGGAACGTGCCGAGCAGACCCTCCTCGAACAACTCGGCGGTTTCAGCGGCCTGATCTACTCGACGCTCCCCGTCGTCGTGTTCGTTCCCGTGAACAGCTTCGCCGGGCTGGCCGCCGCGATCTGGTCGGCCCTCGGAGTGGCCGCCGCCATACTCCTGTGGCGTCTGGTGCGTCGCGATCCCGTACAGCCCGCCATCTCAGGATTCTTCGGCGTCGGCATCTGCGCTTTCATCGCCTACCGGATGGGCGAGGCCAAGGGGTTCTTCCTCTTCGGCATCTACACCAGCCTTGTGTACGCGGGGGTGTTCCTCGCGTCCATCCTGGTCCGCAGACCGCTGGTCGGCGTCATCTGGGGTGTGCTGAACGGTCATGGGTCCGACTGGCGGTCGGATCCGCGCTCGGTGCGCCTCTACGATCTGGCCACCGCCACGTGGATCCTGGTGTTCGGGGCGCGCTATCTGGTGCAGTCGCAGCTCTACGACACCGACCGCACCGGCTGGCTGGCCTTCGCTCGCATCGCGATGGGCTGGCCGCTGACCGCGGTGGCGCTGGGCGTCACCATCTGGGCGGTGCGGCGTGCGGGCCACCTGCCCGCCAAGTCGGTGGCCGCGGCCGGGCCGGTCTGA
- a CDS encoding sigma-70 family RNA polymerase sigma factor gives MATEHNTAALPKTHNPALSESRRVSAELDKLIGPAAAGDRQAVAEIIRIVHPLVRRYCGARLGNTAHLQVTADDVVQEVLLATVNAIPRYRDQGKSFLAFVYGIAANKVADAFRRSQQHPAYPMADVPDYASSAAGPEEWALASERRAATKELMKVLAPAHREVLVMRIVLGWSAAQTAEAIGTSPGVVRVMQHRALNKLRAELRLAA, from the coding sequence GTGGCTACCGAGCACAACACCGCGGCGCTGCCCAAGACCCACAACCCCGCTCTCTCGGAGAGCCGGCGGGTATCGGCCGAACTGGACAAGCTGATCGGCCCGGCGGCCGCGGGCGATCGCCAGGCGGTCGCCGAGATCATCCGGATCGTGCACCCGCTGGTGCGGCGCTACTGCGGCGCGCGCCTGGGCAACACGGCGCATCTACAGGTCACCGCCGATGACGTGGTGCAGGAAGTCCTGCTGGCCACCGTGAACGCCATTCCGCGCTACCGCGATCAAGGCAAGTCCTTCCTGGCCTTCGTCTACGGCATCGCGGCCAACAAGGTCGCCGACGCGTTCCGCCGCTCACAGCAGCACCCCGCCTACCCGATGGCCGACGTGCCGGACTACGCGTCCTCCGCCGCCGGACCGGAAGAGTGGGCGCTGGCCTCCGAACGACGCGCCGCCACAAAGGAACTCATGAAGGTGCTGGCCCCCGCGCATCGTGAGGTGCTGGTGATGCGCATCGTGCTCGGCTGGTCGGCGGCGCAGACCGCCGAGGCCATCGGCACCAGCCCGGGCGTGGTGCGGGTGATGCAGCACCGCGCGCTGAACAAGCTGCGCGCGGAGCTGCGACTGGCCGCCTAG
- a CDS encoding potassium channel family protein, with product MKVAIAGAGAVGRSIARELLRGGHRVMLLERQLEHIDAAAIPDAVWVHADACELALLEQAGLQTYEVVIAATGDDKANLVHSLLAKTEFGVRRVVARVNDPRNEWLFDGSWGVDVAVSTPRLLASLVEEAVSVGDLVRLMTLRQGQANLVEMTLPADTSLAGKPVRTLTLPRDAALVTILRGGRVIVPQPDDALEGDDELLFVTSVEAEEDLRLELANYGIRP from the coding sequence ATGAAAGTGGCCATCGCCGGAGCGGGCGCTGTCGGCCGATCGATCGCCAGGGAACTCCTGCGCGGCGGGCACCGGGTCATGCTCCTGGAGCGTCAGCTCGAACACATCGATGCCGCCGCCATCCCGGACGCGGTCTGGGTGCACGCCGACGCGTGCGAACTGGCCCTGCTGGAGCAGGCGGGGCTGCAGACCTACGAGGTCGTCATCGCGGCCACGGGTGACGACAAGGCGAACCTGGTGCACAGCCTGCTGGCCAAGACCGAGTTCGGGGTGCGCCGGGTGGTGGCTCGGGTGAACGATCCGCGCAACGAATGGCTTTTCGACGGTTCCTGGGGTGTGGACGTCGCGGTGTCCACACCACGGCTGCTCGCCTCCCTGGTCGAGGAAGCGGTGTCCGTCGGTGACCTGGTGCGGCTGATGACGCTGCGCCAGGGCCAGGCGAATCTGGTCGAGATGACGCTGCCCGCGGACACCTCGCTGGCCGGCAAACCGGTGCGCACGCTCACCCTGCCCCGCGACGCCGCCTTGGTGACCATCCTGCGCGGCGGCCGGGTGATCGTGCCGCAGCCCGACGACGCGCTGGAAGGCGACGACGAGCTGCTGTTCGTCACTTCGGTGGAGGCCGAGGAAGACCTCCGGCTGGAACTCGCCAACTACGGCATCAGGCCATAA
- a CDS encoding potassium channel family protein yields MYVVIMGCGRVGSSLAHALVRVGHEVTVIDRDSSSFLRLGSDFPGERVTGVGFDRDVLIKAGIERADAFAAVSSGDNSNIISARVAREMFGVERVVARIYDAKRAAVYERLGIPTIATVPWTTDRFLRALIGDTGTTTWRDPTGTVAVTQLTLHEEWYGRTVRDLEQTIAARVAFIIRFGQALLPDKKTIIQADDIVYVAAASGAVGEAVALAAKPPASED; encoded by the coding sequence GTGTACGTAGTGATCATGGGGTGCGGGCGCGTCGGCTCGTCGCTGGCCCATGCCCTGGTCCGCGTAGGTCACGAAGTCACCGTGATCGACCGGGACTCCAGTTCCTTCCTGCGGCTGGGGTCCGATTTTCCCGGCGAGCGGGTGACGGGGGTCGGATTCGATCGAGATGTGCTGATAAAGGCGGGAATCGAACGGGCCGACGCGTTCGCGGCGGTCTCCTCCGGCGACAACTCGAACATCATCTCCGCCCGGGTCGCCCGGGAGATGTTCGGGGTCGAGCGGGTGGTCGCCCGCATCTACGACGCCAAGCGCGCCGCGGTCTACGAGCGGCTCGGCATCCCGACCATCGCCACGGTCCCGTGGACCACCGACCGCTTCCTGCGCGCGCTCATCGGCGACACCGGCACCACCACCTGGCGTGACCCGACCGGAACGGTTGCCGTGACCCAGCTGACGCTGCACGAGGAGTGGTACGGCCGCACCGTGCGCGACTTGGAGCAGACCATCGCCGCCCGGGTCGCGTTCATCATCCGGTTCGGCCAGGCACTGCTGCCCGACAAGAAGACCATCATCCAGGCCGACGACATCGTCTACGTGGCCGCCGCATCCGGTGCCGTGGGCGAGGCCGTCGCCCTGGCCGCGAAGCCCCCAGCGAGCGAGGACTGA
- a CDS encoding APC family permease, with amino-acid sequence MSKLTTAAKRVLLGRPFRSDSLGHTLLPKRIALPVFASDAMSSVAYAPEEIFLVLSAAGVAAYLYAPWVGLAVAFVMAVVVASYRQNVHAYPSGGGDYEVATTNLGPNAGLTVGSALLVDYVLTVAVSISSAASNIGSAIPFVATHKVLFAVVAIALLTAINLRGVRESGTAFAIPTYAFIVGMFVMLGWGLFRIFVLGEELRAESAGFGLIAEHEHLYGLAFAFLIARSFSSGCAALTGVEAISNGVPAFRKPKSRNAATTLLMLGTIAIVLLMGIIILAQKIGVVYAHNVEDLTGAPSDYHQKTLIAQLAETVFEGFPLGFFFITTVTALILVLAANTAFNGFPVLGSILAQDRYLPRQLHTRGDRLAFSNGILFLSGAAIAFVVLFGAEVTKLIQLYIVGVFVSFVLSQTGMLRHWTRLLRTETDPAQRARMKRSRVINAVGLSATGAVLVIVLITKFFAGAYIAIFTMVAIFVVMKMIRRHYDSVSRELDEHEWDGVLPSRSHSIVLVSRLHLPTRRALAYARASRPDTLEAVTVNVDEADTRALVREWENSDITVPLKVIESPYREITKPVLDYVKRVRKDAPRDVVTVFIPEYVVGHWWEQVLHNQSALRLKGRLLFEPGVMVTSVPWQLSSSARARTPGVVNAPGAVRRGYEDRT; translated from the coding sequence GTGTCCAAGTTGACGACGGCAGCGAAGCGAGTGCTGCTGGGCAGGCCTTTCCGTAGCGACTCGCTGGGTCACACGCTGCTGCCGAAGCGAATCGCGCTCCCCGTGTTCGCCTCCGATGCCATGTCATCGGTGGCCTACGCCCCCGAAGAGATCTTCCTCGTGCTGTCGGCCGCCGGGGTGGCGGCGTACCTGTACGCCCCGTGGGTCGGATTGGCGGTCGCCTTCGTCATGGCGGTGGTCGTGGCCAGCTACCGGCAGAACGTGCACGCCTACCCCTCCGGCGGCGGCGACTACGAAGTGGCCACGACGAACCTGGGACCCAACGCGGGCTTGACGGTCGGCAGCGCGCTGCTGGTCGACTATGTGCTCACCGTCGCGGTATCGATCTCCTCGGCCGCGTCCAACATCGGTTCCGCCATTCCGTTCGTCGCCACGCACAAGGTGCTGTTCGCCGTCGTGGCCATCGCCCTGCTCACCGCGATAAACCTGCGCGGCGTGCGGGAATCGGGCACCGCGTTCGCCATTCCGACCTACGCGTTCATCGTCGGCATGTTCGTCATGCTCGGCTGGGGCCTGTTCCGGATCTTCGTGCTCGGGGAGGAGTTGCGGGCCGAATCGGCGGGCTTCGGCTTGATCGCCGAACACGAGCACCTCTACGGGCTGGCCTTCGCCTTCCTCATCGCGCGCTCGTTCTCCTCCGGCTGTGCCGCGCTGACCGGTGTGGAGGCGATCAGCAATGGTGTGCCCGCGTTCCGCAAACCCAAGTCGCGCAATGCCGCCACCACATTGCTGATGCTGGGCACGATCGCGATCGTCTTGCTGATGGGCATCATCATCCTCGCCCAGAAGATCGGGGTGGTGTACGCGCACAACGTCGAGGACCTGACCGGCGCACCGTCGGACTATCACCAGAAGACGCTGATCGCCCAGCTCGCCGAGACCGTGTTCGAGGGGTTCCCGCTCGGGTTCTTCTTCATCACGACGGTGACCGCGCTGATCCTCGTGCTCGCCGCGAACACGGCGTTCAACGGGTTCCCGGTGCTCGGCTCGATCCTGGCCCAGGACCGTTACCTGCCGCGCCAGCTGCACACCAGAGGCGATCGGCTGGCGTTCAGCAACGGCATCCTGTTCCTGTCCGGCGCGGCCATCGCGTTCGTGGTGCTGTTCGGCGCCGAAGTGACCAAGCTGATCCAGCTGTACATCGTGGGCGTGTTCGTGTCGTTCGTGCTCAGCCAGACCGGCATGCTGCGGCACTGGACCCGCCTGTTGCGCACCGAGACCGACCCGGCGCAGCGCGCGCGGATGAAGCGCTCGCGGGTGATCAACGCGGTCGGGCTCAGCGCGACCGGAGCGGTGCTGGTGATCGTGCTGATCACCAAGTTCTTCGCGGGCGCCTACATCGCCATCTTCACCATGGTCGCGATCTTCGTCGTGATGAAAATGATTCGCAGGCATTACGATTCGGTCTCGCGGGAATTGGACGAGCACGAGTGGGACGGCGTGCTGCCCAGCCGTTCGCATTCCATCGTGCTGGTATCCCGGCTGCATCTGCCCACCCGCCGCGCCCTCGCCTACGCACGCGCCAGTCGCCCGGACACGCTGGAGGCGGTGACGGTGAATGTCGACGAGGCCGACACCAGGGCGCTGGTGCGGGAGTGGGAGAACAGCGACATCACGGTGCCGCTCAAGGTGATCGAATCGCCCTATCGCGAGATCACCAAGCCGGTGCTCGACTATGTGAAGCGGGTGCGCAAGGACGCCCCGCGCGACGTGGTGACCGTGTTCATCCCCGAATACGTGGTGGGTCATTGGTGGGAGCAGGTGTTGCACAACCAGAGCGCGCTGCGCTTGAAGGGCAGGCTGCTGTTCGAGCCGGGTGTGATGGTGACCAGCGTGCCGTGGCAGCTGAGCTCCTCCGCGCGGGCCAGGACGCCCGGAGTGGTGAACGCGCCGGGCGCGGTGCGGCGCGGCTACGAGGACCGGACATGA